CCGGACGCCGAGCCACGTCGTGCGCTTCGCGCGGTCGAGTTTTTTCGCGCCGAGGTTCTGCCCGACGATGCTCTGGGCGGCCTGCTGGAGTCCCTGTGCCGGGATGAACGCGATGCTCGCGACGCGGGCACCGACCGTGTACGCCGCGATGCCCGCGACGCCGCCGACGGCGAAGACCACGGCGACGATGATGAGGCGGACGATTTGATTCGTCCCCTGCTGGACGGCCGTCGGAAGCCCTACCTCGAAGACGGCGCGAATTTCACTCGCGTCTACGACGAACGACCGCTCTGAGAGCATCCCGCCATTGCGCCCGCGAATGATGAGGGTCAACCCGAGCAACATGCCACTGCTGTAGCCGATGACCGTCGCGAGCGCCGCGCCCGTGACGCCCATGCCCTCGATTGGACCGTATCCGAAGATGAGCAGCGGGTCGAGGACGATGTTCACGCCGACCGACGTGAGGTTCATCCAGAGCGAGGCCCGAGAGTCGCCCCACGCGACGAGACCGGCTTCGAGCGTGTCGCCGAGGGCGATGAGCGGCAGGCCGAGCGCGATGGTTCCGAGATAGGCGATGGCCATCACGGGGACGACGCCATCGACGCTCATCGGGTTGGTGCTCACGAGCAGCGAGACGAGCGGCCGGGCGCCGAACCACGCGATGACGCCGAGGAGGGTGCCGACGCCGAGCGCGATGTAGATGCCCGACCCCAGCGACCGCCTGGCCCCGGCGACGTTTTCGCCGCCGATGCGCTGGGCGACGCGAATCTGTGTGCCGACGTACGGAATAAAAATCGAGAACGAAAACAGCAGCGCGACGGCGGGTGCGGCGAGGCCGACGGCGGCGACGGCGTCACCGCTCAACCGGCCGAGAAAGATGAGGTCGACGATTTGCACTACCACCTGAACGAGATTCTGGACCAGGAGCGGGGCCGAAAGAACAACCAGCGCCCGGAGTAACGGTCCGTCGGTGATATCAGATGGAGAGAGCTCAAAGTTTGGTCGCCACATACTGAGATATATTTCTCAATTATTGCCCCGAATACATATATTTGACAGGGTTTCTCGCGGGGAGAGATAACGTGGAGGTTCGACCGTCGAATTCGACCTGTGATGCCGCGAGAGCGGGCACGTGGCCGGAAGATGCAGTGGGTCGGGGTTACCCCATCTTTTTGTCCCCGTATCCCCAGACATCTGGTAATGAGTCGCGTGCGGAAACCTGACTGGCTGAAGATGCGGCCACCATCCGGCCAGCAGTTCACGAAAATCAAACAGACCCTGCGCGAGCACAACCTCCACACCGTGTGTGAGGAGGCCAGTTGCCCGAACCTGGGCGACTGCTGGAGTGGTCGCAACGGGCCGGGCACGGCGACGTTCATGCTGATGGGCGACCGCTGTTCACGGGGCTGTAACTTCTGTGACGTACAGACCGGCGGGATGGAACCGTTAGACGAGGACGAACCCGCGAACGTCGCCGAGGCCATCGCAGAAATCGGCCTCGATTACGTCGTCCTCACGTCCGTCGACCGCGACGACCTGCCCGACCAGGGAGCGGGCCACTTCGCCGAGACCATCCGCGAAATCAAGCGCCGCGACCCAGGCATCCTCGTGGAAGTGCTGATTCCTGACTTCCAGGGCGAACCCGAACTCGTTCGGAAAATTATCGACGCCAAGCCCGACGTCATCGCCCACAACATCGAGACGTGCGAGCGCCTCCAGTGGCCGGTTCGTGACAAGCGGGCGGCCTACGACCAGAGCCTTTCGGTGCTCGAACAGGTGGCAGACGAATCCGACATCTACACCAAGACGAGCATCATGCTCGGCGTCGGCGAGTACGACCACGAGGTGTACCAGACGCTCTCCGACCTCCGGGAATCCGACGTGGACATCGTCACCCTCGGCCAGTACCTCCAGCCGTCGCGTCGCCACCTCGACGTGACCGAGTTCGTCCACCCCGACCGCTTCGACGTCTGGCGACAGGTGGCGGAAGCGGAACTCGGTTTCCTCTACTGTGCGAGCGGGCCGATGGTTCGCTCGTCGTACAAGGCCGGTGAACTGTTCGTCGATGCGATTCTCCGCGAAGGCAAGACCATAGACCAGGCCCGCGAGGAAGCGCGGGCCGCGTCCAATTCGGCCTGAGTCGCTCGTTTTCTGCCTCGATTTCGACCGCGACACGCTGTGGCTAGCCACGCCGTCGCTCGATTTGTCACGAAATTTTATATCTGACCAGAATTGTCCATCAACTCCACAAATATTCTCTAGACTGTCCCACTCTTCGCCGTCGAAATGGACGAATTTCGAGGAATGGGCGGCAAGAATGGGGGTTATCCAAAGCGCTTTACGAAAATACTTTAACCGAGGATGATGACCTTTTGCTCATGTCAGGAAGGTGGGTTCGACCGTGAGTACGCTTCAGCGTGACCCAAGCGACCAGGTACAGATTCTCGACGAAGATGGGAACGTCTTAGAAGGTGCAACCGTCCCCGACCTCGACGACGACACGCTCGTGGACATGTATCGGAACATGATGCTCGCTCGTCGCTTCGACCAGCGGGCGGTCAGCCTCCAGCGCCAGGGCCGGATGGGGACCTATCCACCACTCTCGGGTCAGGAGGGTGCACAGATTGGCAGCATCATGGCCCTCGAAGAAGAGGACTGGATGTTCCCCTCCTACCGCGAACACGGGGCCGCCCTCATTCGTGGCCTGCCACTCAAACAGACGCTGCTCTACTGGATGGGCCACGAGGAGGGCAACCGCCCGCCAGACGACGTGAACATCTTCACGGCCTCCGTCCCAATCGCGACGCAGGTGCTCCACGCCACGGGTGCGGCGTGGGCCTCGAAACTCAAGGGGGAAAAGAAGGCGTTCATCTGCTACTTCGGTGACGGCGCGACCAGCGAGGGCGACTTCCACGAGGGACTCAACTTCGCGGGCGTCTTCGACACGCCGAACGTCTTCTTCTGTAACAACAACCAGTGGGCCATCTCCGTGCCTCGCGAACGACAGACCGCCGCGAAAACCATCGCCCAGAAGGCCGTCGCCTACGGCTTCGAGGGCGTGCAGGTAGACGGGATGGACCCACTCGCGGTCTATCAGGTCACCAAAGACGCCGTGGACAAGGCCAAAGACCCGCAGGGCGAACTTCGTCCGACGCTCATCGAGGCCGTCCAGTATCGCTTCGGGGCGCACACGACGGCGGACGACCCGACCGTCTACCGCGACGACGACGAGGTCGAACGCTGGAAGCAGAAGGACCCGATTCCGCGCTTAGAGAAGTTCCTCCGCAGTCAGGGCCTGCTCGACGACGAGAAAGTCGAGGCCATCGAACAGTCCATCGAGGACGACGTCGCCGAGGCAATCGCCGAGGCGGAGGCCGTCGAGCGGCCATCGCCCGACGAAATCTTCGCACACGTCTTCGAAGAGATGCCCGACCGCGTCCGCAGACAGTGGGAGGAGTTCGAACAGCTCCGCGAACGGTACGGCGACGAACAACTTCTGGAGGAATAAATGAGCGACACCCAAAATCTGACGCTTGTACAGGCGGTCCGCGACGGGCTGAAAGGCGAGATGGAACGCGACGACGACGTCATCGTCATGGGCGAAGACGTCGGGAAAAACGGCGGCGTGTTCCGCGCCACGCAGGGCCTCTGGGACCAGTTCGGTGACGACCGCGTCATCGACACGCCGCTCGCAGAGTCCGGCATCGTCGGGTCGGCCATCGGCATGGCCGCTTACGGCATGAAACCGGTTCCAGAAATCCAGTTCATGGGGTTCATCTACCCCGCCTTCGACCAGATCGTGAGCCACGCCGCACGCCTCCGCACCCGGAGTCGCGGGCGCTACACCTGCCCGATGGTGGTTCGCGCCCCGTACGGCGGCGGCATCCGCGCCCCAGAACACCACTCCGAGTCGAAGGAAGCGTTCTTCGCCCACGAACCAGGCCTGAAGGTCGTCGTCCCCTCGACGCCGTACGACACGAAGGGCCTGCTCGCGAGTGCGATTCGCGACCCAGACCCGGTCATCTTCCTCGAACCGAAACTCATCTACCGCGCCTTCCGCGAGGAAGTGCCAGACGAGACGTACACCGTCCCACTCGGTGAAGCCGCGACCCGGCGCGAAGGAACCGACGTCTCCGTGTTCACGTGGGGTGCGATGACACGACCGACGCTCAAGGCCGCAGACGAACTTTCAGAAGAGGGCATCGACGTGGAAGTCATCGACCTCCGCACGCTCTCGCCGCTCGACGACGATGCCATCATCGAGTCGTTCAAGAAGACCGGCCGCGCGGCCGTCGTCCACGAGGCCCCGCTCACGGGCGGTCTCGGCGGCGAAATCGCCGCGACGATTCAGGAGGAAGCCCTCATCTACCAGGAAGCGCCCGTAAAGCGCATCACCGGCTTCGACACGCCGTTCCCACTCTACGCCCTCGAAAACTACTACCTCCCGCAGGTTGCGCGTATTAAAGAGGGCATCAAGGAGGCCTACGAGTTCTAAGATGGTATACGAATTCAAACTCCCCGACGTCGGGGAAGGACTGACGGAAGCAGAAATCGTAAACTGGCTCGTCTCGGAGGGGGACGAAGTCACCGAAGATATGCCAGTCGCCGAGGCGGAAACTGACAAAGCAGTCGTCGAAATTCCGTCGCCGGTCAACGGCACAGTAAAGGAAATTCTCGCCGAGGCAGGCGAGATGGTTCCAGTTGGCAACGTCATCATCACGTTCAATGTAGAGGGTGAGGAGCCAGCCGAGGAGGAGACAGAAGCAGCGGAACCAGCCGCCGAAGCTGAAGCGGAACCAGAAGCCGACAAGTCCGCCGCGAACGGCGAGTCCTCGGCCAAGGGTGGCCGCATCTTCGCCGCGCCGAGCGCCCGCCGGCTCGCCCGGGAACTGGGCGTGGACATCGGGAGCGTCGCCGGGTCCGGCCCGAGCGGCCGCGTGACCGAACAGGACGTTCGAGCAGCCGCAGAAGGTGGCGACGACGGCGCACAAGCCGCCGCGGAGCCAGCCGCAGAATCCGATGCTGAGGAACCAGCGCCAGCACCCGAGACCACCGAATCGGCAGGCTCGGGTGGCACACAGCAGGCATCCGTCTCGATGCAGAAGGCGGACCGCGACCGGACGCTCGCCGCGCCTGCGACGCGCAAACTTGCCGCTGACCTCGGCGTGGACCTGAACGCCGTGCCCGAGGTCGAACAGCGCGAGGGCCAGTCGTTCGTGACCGCAGACGCCGTCCAGCAGTTCGCCGAGGCGCAGACGGAAGCACAACAGGCCGACGTGGCGGCGCTCGGAACGACCTCGAAAGAGGACGAGCGCGTGCCGTATCGCGGCATTCGACGCACCATCGGTCGGCAGATGGAGAAGTCGAAGTACACCGCCCCGCACGTCACCCACCACGACGAAATCGACGTGACGGAACTCGTCGAAACGCGCGCAGACCTCAAGGAGGAAGCCGAGAAGCGCGGCGTGAAACTCACCTACATGCCGTTCGTGATGAAGGCCGTCGTCGCCGGGCTAAAGGAGTTCCCGTACATGAACTCCATGCTCGACGATGACGCAGAGGAAATCGTCCTCAAGAAGGACTACAACATCGGTATCGCCGTCGCCACGGACGCCGGCCTCATGGTGCCAGTCGTGAAAGGGGTAGACCAGAAGGGGATGCTCCAAATTTCGACGGACATGAACGAACTCGTCGGCAAAGCGCGTGACCGCTCCATCGAGCGCAGCGACATGCAGGGTGGCACGTTCACCATCACGAACTTCGGCGCGATTGGCGGCGAGTACGCGACGCCCATCATCAACGTTCCCGAAGTCGCCATCCTCGGGCTCGGCGCAATCAAGGAAAAGCCACGCGTCGTCGACGGCGAAGTCGTCCCACGGCACGTGATGACGATTTCGCTGTCGATCGACCACCGTATCATCGACGGGGCAGTCGCGGCACAGTTTGCCAACACGGTGAAGAACTATCTCGAAAACCCCGCACTACTACTACTCGAATAAATGGTCGTTGGAGACATCGCAACTGGAACGGACGTATTGGTAATCGGTGCGGGACCAGGCGGCTACGTCGCCGCCATCCGCGCCGGACAGCTCGGCTTAGACGTGACGATGGTCGAGAAGAACGCCTACGGCGGGACCTGCCTGAACTACGGCTGTATCCCCTCGAAGGCGCTCATCTCGGCGACCGACGTCGCGCACAACGCCGCGAACGCAGAGGACATGGGCATTCACGCGGACCCCGTCGTCGATATGCAGGGCATGGTCGCCTGGAAAGACGGCGTCGTCGACCAGCTCACCGGCGGCGTCGAGAAGCTGATGAAAGCAAACGGCGTGAACCTGATGCAGGGCACCGCCGAGTTCGCCGGCGAGAACACCGTCCGCGTCGCCCACGGCGGCGAGGGACAGGGCTCTGAGTCCATCGAATTCGACTCCTGTATCATCGCGACTGGCTCGCGGCCCTTCCAGATTCCGGGCTTCGAGTTCGACGGCGAACACGTGCTCAGTTCGCGCGAGGCACTCGCACTCGACGAGATTCCGGAGAAACTCGTCGTGGTCGGCGCGGGCTACATCGGGATGGAACTTTCGACGGTATTCGCAAAACTCGGCACCGACGTGACAATCGTCGAAATGCTCGACGACGCCCTGCCCGGCTACGAGACAGACGTCGCTCGCGTGGTCAAGAAGAAGGCAGAAGCACTCGGCATCGAGTTCCACTTCGGCGAGGCCGCAAAGGAGTGGCGCGAGGAGGCAGACGGCATGACCGTCGTCACCGAGAACGAGGACGGCGAACAGTCCGAATTCAAGGCCGACAAGACGCTCGTCGCCGTCGGTCGTTCCCCGGTCACCGACACGCTCAACCTCGAAGCCGTCGGCCTCGAACCGAACGAGAAGGGCTTCCTCGAAACCGACGAGCAGTGTCGAACCGACGTGGGCCACATCTACGCCATCGGCGACGTCGCTTGCGAGCCAATGCTCGCCCACAAGGCCTCGAAAGAGGGCCACGTCGCCGCCGAAGTCATCGCCGGCGAGCCATCGGCACTCGACTATCAGGCCATCCCCGCTGCCGTGTTCACCGACCCGGAGATTGGGACGGTCGGCATGACACAGGAGGAGGCGAGCGAAGCAGGCTTCGACGTGGCCGTCGGCAAGTTCCCGTTCACCGCGAGCGGGCGTGCCCTCTCGACGGGACACACCGACGGCTTCGTCCGCGTCGTCGCAGACGAGGAGTCCGGCTTCATCCTCGGCGCGCAAATCGTGGGCCCAGAGGCCTCCGAACTCATCGCCGAACTCGCCCTCGCCATCGAGATGGGCGCGACCATAGAAGACCTGACCGCGACGATTCACACCCACCCGACGCTCGCAGAAGCCGTGATGGAAGCCGCCGCCAACGCGAAAGGCGAGGCTATCCACACGCTGAACCGGTAACGCTCGGGTCGCTTTTTACACGCTGTGACGACATTTTTGCTGACTGGGGACCTACAGGTCTAGTATGGTCGAATCGGTCTGGCTGCGACGGGGCGTCAGCATCGTCGTCGGCGTGCTCGTCGGATTTGTCGTCGGCGTCGCCGTAACCGCGTGGCTCGAAGCGGTCGTCTGGCCGTCGCTGTTCGTCGGTATTCCGGCGGCAGTCGTCACCAGCATCGTCGTGGGGGCGGTGGTCTACGCCGTCCTTTCGAGGCGGACGGCGCGAGTGTAGCGCGGAGCGAAAGGTTCGCGATGGCGACAGACGCGCACCAGCGTTAAATCCCAGTCTGACGTATGTTGTACCCGAGGGTCTCGGGGTAGACCCAGTGGTTTCCAATGGCAATGCGAAAATACAACCCGTTCGACGAGCTCGAAGAGATGTTCGACCGCATGAGCCGCCAGTTCGAGGACATGCCTCGACGCGGCATGATGGGCATGTCCCAGATCATGGTGGACGTAGAGGAGCGCGACGAGGACTTCGTCCTCACCGCGGACCTGCCCGGCTTCACTCGCGAGGACATCCACCTCTCGGTGCTCGGTGACCGCGTCACCATCAAAGCCGAACACGAGGAATCGATGGACGAAGAAGACACGAACTACGTTCGCAAAGAGCGACGCCACCGCACGGTTCGCCGCTCGCTGCACCTTCCAGAGGACGTGGACGGCGACAAGGCCAAAGCGTCCTACAAGAACGGCGTCCTCTCGGTGACGCTGCCGAAGATGGAAGGCACGTCGAAGGGCAAGCAGATTAACATCGACTGAGTCGGTTTTTGCTCGTGGGACCCCCAGGTCCCGCGAGGCTATCAGACACCTGCGAGCGTCAGGTATGGGAGTTCTTTTACCTTCGCCACCTGAAGCACAGTACATGGATTACGACCCCCGCACAGTCGAGGGGAAGTGGCGCGAGCAGTGGGCCGAGGCGGGCCTGTACGAAGCCACCCCTGACGACCGAGAGGAGGCGACGTTCATCACGGTGCCGTATCCGTATCCGAGCGGCGGGATGCACATCGGACACGCCCGGACCTACACCGTCCCGGACGTGTACGCCCGGTTCCGACGCCAGCAGGGCGACAACGTGCTGTTCCCCATCGCGTGGCACGTCACGGGCACGCCCATCATCGGTGCCGTCGAGCGGTTGAAGAAGGGCGAGGAGAAGCAACTGTCCGTCCTACGCGACACCTACAACGTCCCCGAGGAGACGTTGAAAGATTTGGAGACGCCGATGGGCTTTGCCCGCTACTTCATCGAAGAGCACTACAAGAAGAACATGAAGGCACTCGGCCTGTCGGTCGACTGGCGTCGTGAGTTCACGACGAACGACGAGCGCTACTCGAAGTTCATCACCTGGCAGTACGAGACGCTGCGCGAGCGCGGCCTGCTGGAGAAGGGCCTGCACCCGGTCAAGTTCTGTACGAACGAGATGAACCCGGTGACGACTCACGACCTGCTAGAGGGCGAAAACGCCGAGTTCCAGGAGTACACGCTGGTCAAGTTCGAGCAGGGCGATACCGTCCTGCCGATGGCGACGCTGCGTCCGGAGACGGTGTACGGCGTCACGAACGCTTACGTCCAGCCAGACGGCGAGTACCGTCGGGCGACGGTCGACGGCGAGGAGTGGGTCGTCTCCGCCGAGGCTGTCGAGAAGCTGCGCTTACAGGAGCGCGACGTAGAGGTCGTCGAAGAGCTGACGGGCGAGGACCTGGTCGGAACGCGCGTCACGAACCCCGTGACCGACGAGGACGTGCTCATCCTGCCCGCCGACTTCGTGGACACGGACAACGCGACGGGCGTCGTCATGTCCGTGCCGGCTCACAGCCCGGACGACTGGGTGGCGCTAGCGGAGGCGAAAGCCGACACAGAACGCATGGAAGCGTTCGGCATCGACCCCGCGGAAGTGCAGGCAATCGAGCCACGCGCAATCCTGACCGTCGAAGATTACGGCGAGTTCCCGGCGAAGGACGCCGTCGAAGCTCACGGTATCACGTCTCCGGACGACCCGGCACTGGAAAAGGCCACCAAGGAGGTCTACAACCGCGAGTTCCACGCCGGGAAGCTGAACGACATGTACGGTGAGTACGCCGGCGAAATCGTCGAACACGTCCGCGAGGACCTGAAGGCCGACTACCAGAGTCGTGGGGCCTTCGACGCGATGTACGAGTTCTCAGAGGAGGTTATCTGTCGTTGTGGCGGCGAAGTCGAAGTCGCGAAACAGGACACGTGGTTCCTGCGCTACAACGACGAAGACTGGAAGCAAAAGACCAAGGAGACCATCGCGAATCTGGACGCGATTCCGGAGAGCACCCGCGAGCAGTACCTGCACACGGTCGATTGGCTGAACGAGTGGCCGTGTATCCGCAATTACGGACTGGGAACCCGCCTGCCGTGGGACAAAGACTTCGTCATCGAGCCGCTGTCGGACTCGACCATCTACATGGCGTACTACACCATCGCCCATCGCATCGATGACGTGCCGACGGAGGACCTCACGCCCGAGTTCTTCGACACGCTATTGCTGGGTGAAGGTGACGACGAGACGGCACTCGACCTGCGCGAAGAGTGGGACTATTGGTACCCGGTGGACTACCGCTGTTCGGGCAACGACCTGATTTCGAACCACCTGACGTTCTACCTGTTCCACCACGCAGAGCTGTTCGAGCCGCCAAAACAGCCACAGGGCATCACCATCATGGGGATGGGCCTGCTCGAAGGCGACAAGATGTCCTCATCGAAGGGGCACGTCGTCCTGCCAGCAGACGCCATCGAGAAGTACGGCGCGGACACCGTCCGCCTGTTCTTGCTGAACTCAGCCGAACCGTGGCAGGACTACGACTGGCGAGCAGACCAGGTGGAGTCCACCCGCAACCAGTTAGACCGCTTCTGGTCTCGCGCCCAGGACATCATCGAGGGCGACGAAGGCGAGAAAGACCTGAAGCACATCGACACGTGGCTGCTGGCGAAACTGCAGGACACCATCCAGACGACGACCGACGCCCTCTCGAACTTCGAGACGCGAACGGCGAGTCAGGCAGCGTTCTACAGCTTCGAAGAGAGTCTACGCTGGTATCGCCGCCGCGCCGACTTAGACCGGCCGGGCGCGAAGTGGACGCTGCGCAAGGTGCTGGAGACGCGCCTGCGCTTGCTGGCTCCCATCATTCCGTTCGCGACGAACGAACTGCACGAGCAACTGACCGGGAAGTCGGTCGAGGAGTCGCCGTGGCCCGAGGTCGAAGCCGAGTTCGTGAGCACGGAGACGGAAGTGCGCGAACAGTTGGTCGAGCGTCTGACCGACGACATCCAGGACATCATCAACGTCACCGACTCCAGCCCGGAGACGATTCGCATCTACACCGCCGCAGACTGGAAGTACACCGTCTTCGACACCGTCGTCGAAACCGGCACGAACGTCGGACAGGTGATGGGCACAGTTATGCAGAACGAGGAACTGCGCGAGAAAGGCAACCAGGTGAACGACCTGGTCCAGAGCCTCGTCGAGGTCGTCCGCGGGCGCGACGACGACGTCCTCGACGCGATGGCTGAACTGGACGAGACGGACGTCTACGAGGACGCCGCCCGCTTCTTCAGCGCGGAGTTCGACGCGAACATCGAGATCTACCGCGAGGGCGAAGCCGCCGTCGACCCCGCAGACAAGGCTCGCCTCGCAGAGCCATTCCGGCCAGCGATTCACCTAGAATAAGCCGGCAAGCAGAGATACGCCGGAAATCCAGACGATAGGCGCGATTTCATTCTTTTACAGCGCGATTAGTAGGGCATGAGTGATAGCGAAACCGCACAACAAGAGACCCCGGTCCTTTCAGACGACCTCAAATCGGTCTACCGCACCGTGACCGAACCGATGGGAATGCACGGAAACAACGAGATGAGCTTGCTCGGCCTCATCTGGTTCGGGCTGCTCGTGGTCCTCCTCATTCCGCTCGCGCCGTTTATCGCCCTCGTCTGGGTGATTGGCTACCTGCGCGAGCGACTGCTCTCGACAGAGGAAGTTGACCTGCAGGTCCGCGACCAGATTCGAGCGAGAGAACGAGCGCGCAGACGGCAGGGCCGCCCGGGCTAATCGCGGTTATCGAAGCGACGTGCCGATGAGGTCGAACGGATAGCCGTTGTTGTTCTCGTCTGCGTGTTCGTAGACGACGTGTGCGGCGGCGACGTCCTGAATCGCGAGGCCCGTGGAGTCGAAGACGGTGAGGCCGTCTGCGTCAGTGCGGCCTTCCTTTTTGCCGACGACGATTTCGCCAATCTGGCCGTAGATGTCCTCGTCCGTGAGGACGCCCTCGTGGAACGGGACATTGATTTCGCCCGAGTGGGTCGTCTGGTCGTAGTCGTCGATGACGAGTTTCGAGTCGAGCAGAATCTCGTCTGCGAGTTCGTGTTTTCCTTCTGCGTCCGCACCCATCGCGTTGATGTGGGTGTGCTCGCCAACAGCTTCGCGGGAAACGATTGGGGATTCGACGGGCGTGACCGTCGAGAGAATGTCACACTTCGCGGCCTCCTCGATGGAGCCTGCGCGAACGTCGAAGCGGTCGTCGAAGGCGTCGATGAAGTCGGCGACGGCTTCTTCGTCTAAGTCCGAGATGATGACCGTCTCGATGTCGCGAATCTCGCTGATGGCTTCGAGTTGCGTGTACGACTGGACGCCCGCGCCGACGAGGCCCATGGAGGTCGCGTCTTCGACGGCGAGGTGGTCGGTGGCGACGGCGGCGGCCGCGCCCGTGCGCTTCATCGTGAGTTCCGTCCCGTCCATGATGGCGAGCGGGAAGGCGTTCTCCGGGTCCGAGTAGACCATCGTGCCCATGACCGTCGGCAGGCCGAACTTGTCGCGGTTGTCCGGGTGGACGTTGACCCACTTGATGCCGGCTGCGTCCCAGCCGTCTGCCTTGATGTAGGCGGGCATCGACCGGAAGTCACCGTTGTACTGTGGCAGGTCGATGTAGGACTTCGCGGGCATCTGCGCGTCGCCGCGCTCGTAGGCCGCGAAGGCATCCTCGATGGCCTGGATGAGTTCCGACATCTGCGTGTTTTCGTCGACTGCCTCCCGATTGAGCAGCAAGGTTTCCATGGAGGCGATTTTTGCGCCCGGAACTTAGTTCCATCTTTCCGCGTTTCCCACAGAGAACGCAGGAAACGTCCAGATTCACCTTCGCAGATTGACCAAAAAGCCTATTCCGGGGGGTCGAATCGTTTCAGGTAATGCACAGGTCCTCCCTCGTAAGTATCCTCTGTGGACTGCTGGTCGTCACCGCCGGGTGTACCGGTTTGACGGGCAGTGAGCCAACACAGGATGTCTCTACGACGCCCGCCGACGTGCCAGCAGAAGACCACGCAGCAATGTCGTGCAACGTAATGGAAGGTGCCGAATCTTCGAACGACGTCTCTTCGAAACCC
This sequence is a window from Haladaptatus sp. QDMS2. Protein-coding genes within it:
- a CDS encoding MATE family efflux transporter, with amino-acid sequence MQIVDLIFLGRLSGDAVAAVGLAAPAVALLFSFSIFIPYVGTQIRVAQRIGGENVAGARRSLGSGIYIALGVGTLLGVIAWFGARPLVSLLVSTNPMSVDGVVPVMAIAYLGTIALGLPLIALGDTLEAGLVAWGDSRASLWMNLTSVGVNIVLDPLLIFGYGPIEGMGVTGAALATVIGYSSGMLLGLTLIIRGRNGGMLSERSFVVDASEIRAVFEVGLPTAVQQGTNQIVRLIIVAVVFAVGGVAGIAAYTVGARVASIAFIPAQGLQQAAQSIVGQNLGAKKLDRAKRTTWLGVRLAAIGLGVIGVIQWLLPVVLTEAFVPELSPEGLALSVEYLRILAYGYPALGAIYLFQAGFNGASRTKVSMYASVVQYWGVRLPIAAVGGLVLSFGMHAVFWAVTLSNIAAAVGLGIYFYHSANTGMFRRASATAAD
- the lipA gene encoding lipoyl synthase, with protein sequence MSRVRKPDWLKMRPPSGQQFTKIKQTLREHNLHTVCEEASCPNLGDCWSGRNGPGTATFMLMGDRCSRGCNFCDVQTGGMEPLDEDEPANVAEAIAEIGLDYVVLTSVDRDDLPDQGAGHFAETIREIKRRDPGILVEVLIPDFQGEPELVRKIIDAKPDVIAHNIETCERLQWPVRDKRAAYDQSLSVLEQVADESDIYTKTSIMLGVGEYDHEVYQTLSDLRESDVDIVTLGQYLQPSRRHLDVTEFVHPDRFDVWRQVAEAELGFLYCASGPMVRSSYKAGELFVDAILREGKTIDQAREEARAASNSA
- the pdhA gene encoding pyruvate dehydrogenase (acetyl-transferring) E1 component subunit alpha; the encoded protein is MSTLQRDPSDQVQILDEDGNVLEGATVPDLDDDTLVDMYRNMMLARRFDQRAVSLQRQGRMGTYPPLSGQEGAQIGSIMALEEEDWMFPSYREHGAALIRGLPLKQTLLYWMGHEEGNRPPDDVNIFTASVPIATQVLHATGAAWASKLKGEKKAFICYFGDGATSEGDFHEGLNFAGVFDTPNVFFCNNNQWAISVPRERQTAAKTIAQKAVAYGFEGVQVDGMDPLAVYQVTKDAVDKAKDPQGELRPTLIEAVQYRFGAHTTADDPTVYRDDDEVERWKQKDPIPRLEKFLRSQGLLDDEKVEAIEQSIEDDVAEAIAEAEAVERPSPDEIFAHVFEEMPDRVRRQWEEFEQLRERYGDEQLLEE
- a CDS encoding alpha-ketoacid dehydrogenase subunit beta — encoded protein: MSDTQNLTLVQAVRDGLKGEMERDDDVIVMGEDVGKNGGVFRATQGLWDQFGDDRVIDTPLAESGIVGSAIGMAAYGMKPVPEIQFMGFIYPAFDQIVSHAARLRTRSRGRYTCPMVVRAPYGGGIRAPEHHSESKEAFFAHEPGLKVVVPSTPYDTKGLLASAIRDPDPVIFLEPKLIYRAFREEVPDETYTVPLGEAATRREGTDVSVFTWGAMTRPTLKAADELSEEGIDVEVIDLRTLSPLDDDAIIESFKKTGRAAVVHEAPLTGGLGGEIAATIQEEALIYQEAPVKRITGFDTPFPLYALENYYLPQVARIKEGIKEAYEF
- a CDS encoding 2-oxo acid dehydrogenase subunit E2, which encodes MVYEFKLPDVGEGLTEAEIVNWLVSEGDEVTEDMPVAEAETDKAVVEIPSPVNGTVKEILAEAGEMVPVGNVIITFNVEGEEPAEEETEAAEPAAEAEAEPEADKSAANGESSAKGGRIFAAPSARRLARELGVDIGSVAGSGPSGRVTEQDVRAAAEGGDDGAQAAAEPAAESDAEEPAPAPETTESAGSGGTQQASVSMQKADRDRTLAAPATRKLAADLGVDLNAVPEVEQREGQSFVTADAVQQFAEAQTEAQQADVAALGTTSKEDERVPYRGIRRTIGRQMEKSKYTAPHVTHHDEIDVTELVETRADLKEEAEKRGVKLTYMPFVMKAVVAGLKEFPYMNSMLDDDAEEIVLKKDYNIGIAVATDAGLMVPVVKGVDQKGMLQISTDMNELVGKARDRSIERSDMQGGTFTITNFGAIGGEYATPIINVPEVAILGLGAIKEKPRVVDGEVVPRHVMTISLSIDHRIIDGAVAAQFANTVKNYLENPALLLLE
- the lpdA gene encoding dihydrolipoyl dehydrogenase, giving the protein MVVGDIATGTDVLVIGAGPGGYVAAIRAGQLGLDVTMVEKNAYGGTCLNYGCIPSKALISATDVAHNAANAEDMGIHADPVVDMQGMVAWKDGVVDQLTGGVEKLMKANGVNLMQGTAEFAGENTVRVAHGGEGQGSESIEFDSCIIATGSRPFQIPGFEFDGEHVLSSREALALDEIPEKLVVVGAGYIGMELSTVFAKLGTDVTIVEMLDDALPGYETDVARVVKKKAEALGIEFHFGEAAKEWREEADGMTVVTENEDGEQSEFKADKTLVAVGRSPVTDTLNLEAVGLEPNEKGFLETDEQCRTDVGHIYAIGDVACEPMLAHKASKEGHVAAEVIAGEPSALDYQAIPAAVFTDPEIGTVGMTQEEASEAGFDVAVGKFPFTASGRALSTGHTDGFVRVVADEESGFILGAQIVGPEASELIAELALAIEMGATIEDLTATIHTHPTLAEAVMEAAANAKGEAIHTLNR
- a CDS encoding Hsp20/alpha crystallin family protein, with the protein product MAMRKYNPFDELEEMFDRMSRQFEDMPRRGMMGMSQIMVDVEERDEDFVLTADLPGFTREDIHLSVLGDRVTIKAEHEESMDEEDTNYVRKERRHRTVRRSLHLPEDVDGDKAKASYKNGVLSVTLPKMEGTSKGKQINID